One genomic segment of Vibrio quintilis includes these proteins:
- the suhB gene encoding inositol-1-monophosphatase, whose amino-acid sequence MHPMLNIAIRAARKAGNHIAKSLENADKIQTTQKGVNDFVTNVDQEAESIIIDVIKTSYPDHVIVAEENGVIEGKDKDVQWIIDPLDGTTNFMKGLPHFSVSIAVRMKGRTEVACVYDPMLNELFTAQRGQGAQLNNTRIRVNPLKDLKGTVLATGFPFKSKQHSESYLKIIASLFTECADFRRTGSAALDLCYVAANRVDGYFELGLKPWDMAAGELIARESGAILTDFSGGTEYMKSGNIVASSPKGTQALIKHIREHGNSAILK is encoded by the coding sequence ATGCATCCAATGCTAAATATTGCGATTCGCGCTGCGCGAAAAGCCGGAAATCATATTGCTAAATCACTAGAAAACGCTGACAAAATTCAAACAACTCAGAAAGGCGTGAACGACTTTGTTACCAATGTCGATCAAGAAGCAGAATCAATTATCATTGATGTCATCAAAACGTCGTATCCTGATCATGTTATCGTTGCTGAAGAGAACGGGGTCATTGAAGGGAAAGATAAAGATGTACAATGGATCATAGACCCACTGGATGGAACAACGAACTTCATGAAGGGACTGCCTCACTTCTCAGTCTCCATTGCAGTCCGGATGAAAGGAAGAACAGAAGTCGCCTGTGTTTACGATCCGATGCTGAACGAGTTATTTACAGCTCAGCGTGGTCAGGGTGCACAATTAAATAACACCCGTATCCGGGTCAATCCCCTCAAAGATCTGAAAGGAACTGTTCTTGCTACAGGGTTCCCTTTTAAAAGCAAACAACATTCAGAATCTTATCTGAAAATTATTGCTTCTCTTTTCACCGAATGTGCCGATTTTCGCCGCACAGGCTCTGCAGCATTAGATCTTTGCTATGTTGCAGCGAACCGGGTTGATGGCTATTTTGAGCTTGGCCTGAAGCCATGGGATATGGCTGCGGGCGAATTGATTGCCAGAGAGTCAGGTGCGATTCTGACGGATTTCTCAGGCGGTACAGAATATATGAAATCCGGAAACATTGTTGCTTCAAGCCCTAAAGGAACTCAGGCTCTGATCAAACATATCAGAGAACATGGAAACAGTGCGATCTTAAAATAA
- a CDS encoding IscS subfamily cysteine desulfurase, which translates to MKLPIYFDYSATCPVDPRVAEKMVQYMTMDGIFGNPASRSHRYGWQAEEAVDTAREQIADVLNADSREIIFTSGATESDNLAIKGAAHFYSKKGKHVITCKTEHKAVLDPCRQLEREGFEVTYLEPEANGLIDLKKLEAVMRDDTVLVSIMHVNNEIGVVQDIAAIGEMCRARKIVFHVDAAQSAGKLPIDVQEMKVDLISISGHKIYGPKGIGALYVRRKPRIRLEAQMHGGGHERGFRSGTLPTHQIVGLGEAFRIAKEEMQKDYDHAKQLRDRMLSGLKDMEAVTINGDLEQRLPNNLNISFAFVEGESLLMSLKDLAVSSGSACTSASLEPSYVLRALGLDDELAHSSIRFSFGRFTTEEEIDYAVEQIRVAVDKLRDMSPLWDMYKEGVDLSTVEWAHH; encoded by the coding sequence ATGAAACTGCCTATATATTTTGATTATTCAGCAACATGTCCGGTTGATCCCCGGGTTGCTGAAAAAATGGTTCAGTACATGACGATGGATGGTATTTTTGGTAACCCGGCATCTCGCTCTCATCGTTATGGCTGGCAGGCAGAAGAAGCTGTAGATACAGCTCGTGAACAAATTGCTGATGTGTTGAATGCGGATTCCCGAGAAATTATCTTTACGTCCGGAGCAACAGAGTCTGACAATCTTGCGATTAAAGGTGCTGCGCACTTTTACAGCAAGAAAGGCAAGCATGTCATTACCTGTAAAACTGAACATAAAGCTGTTTTGGATCCTTGTCGTCAACTTGAACGCGAAGGATTTGAAGTGACTTATCTTGAGCCTGAAGCAAACGGTCTGATTGATCTGAAAAAGCTTGAAGCTGTAATGAGAGATGACACGGTTTTAGTCTCTATCATGCATGTGAATAATGAGATTGGCGTGGTTCAGGATATCGCAGCTATTGGTGAAATGTGTCGTGCCCGTAAAATCGTTTTTCATGTTGATGCAGCTCAGTCAGCCGGCAAATTACCAATTGATGTTCAGGAAATGAAGGTTGATCTGATTTCAATTTCCGGACATAAAATCTACGGCCCTAAAGGCATTGGTGCATTGTATGTTCGCCGCAAACCTCGTATTCGTCTGGAAGCTCAGATGCATGGTGGCGGCCATGAACGGGGTTTCCGTTCTGGTACATTGCCAACGCATCAGATTGTGGGTCTGGGCGAAGCATTCAGAATTGCAAAAGAAGAAATGCAAAAAGATTATGACCATGCAAAACAATTGCGTGATCGTATGCTTTCCGGTCTGAAAGACATGGAAGCAGTCACGATTAATGGTGATTTAGAGCAACGTTTGCCGAATAATCTGAATATCAGTTTTGCATTCGTTGAAGGTGAATCGCTGCTGATGTCGTTAAAAGATTTAGCGGTTTCTTCTGGCAGTGCATGTACTTCAGCCAGCCTTGAGCCATCTTATGTTTTACGGGCTTTAGGGCTGGATGATGAACTGGCTCATAGTTCAATCCGGTTTTCCTTTGGCCGTTTTACAACAGAAGAAGAAATTGACTACGCGGTTGAGCAGATTCGTGTAGCGGTTGATAAATTACGTGACATGTCTCCTCTATGGGATATGTATAAAGAAGGTGTTGATTTGAGCACTGTTGAATGGGCTCATCATTAA
- the secD gene encoding protein translocase subunit SecD: MLNRYPLWKYIMVVLIIAVSALYALPNIYGEDPAVQVTGARGASVELSMLDTVTSALDKAHLSYKSAVLEKGSILVRFKDTDTQISARDVISNALGKNVIVALNLAASTPHWLESIGGAPMKLGLDLRGGVHFLMEVDMNAAMDKLLSQEEDAFRTELREAKIRYRSIKTSENQSVDIVLRNEEQANQAMKLLQPKHPDMTLIARDNNGRYVLNAKYTEARLLAIRKDSVEQNIKILRNRVNELGVAEPLVQRQGASRIVVELPGVQDTARAKEILGATATLEFRQVDTSVDLAAAAAGRVPAGTEVKKDRQGRPVVLKKRVILSGSSITDASSSTDEYGRPQVNISLDSEGGSKMSAFSEKNIGKLMATVFAEYKDSGRKTPEGKVILSKHEEVINQATIQSALGRSFRITGIDSPAEAHNLALLLRAGALIAPISIVEERTIGPSMGQQNIDMGIQACLWGMLAVMVFTALYYRKFGLIANLALFANLVLIVGVMSMIPGATMTLPGIAGIVLTVGMAVDANVLIFERIREELRDGKNPQQAIHQGYANAFSTIADANITTLITAIILFAVGTGAIKGFAVTLSIGILTSMFTAIIGTRCVVNLLYGGKRIKKLSI, translated from the coding sequence GCTTAACCGTTATCCATTATGGAAGTACATTATGGTGGTATTGATTATCGCCGTTTCTGCATTGTATGCACTTCCAAACATCTACGGTGAAGATCCGGCAGTTCAGGTCACCGGAGCGCGTGGCGCTTCTGTTGAGTTGTCAATGCTGGATACTGTTACCAGTGCGCTGGATAAAGCGCATCTTTCTTATAAATCTGCTGTGTTAGAGAAAGGTTCAATCCTTGTTCGTTTTAAAGACACAGATACACAAATCAGTGCACGTGATGTGATTAGTAATGCACTGGGTAAAAACGTCATTGTTGCTTTGAACCTGGCGGCATCTACACCACACTGGCTTGAGTCCATCGGTGGTGCGCCAATGAAGTTGGGGCTTGATTTACGTGGTGGTGTTCACTTCCTGATGGAAGTTGATATGAACGCGGCCATGGACAAATTACTTTCTCAGGAAGAAGACGCGTTCCGGACAGAACTGCGTGAAGCGAAAATTCGTTATCGTTCAATTAAAACATCAGAAAACCAGTCTGTTGATATTGTGCTGCGTAATGAAGAGCAGGCAAATCAGGCGATGAAACTCCTTCAGCCCAAGCATCCTGATATGACACTGATAGCCAGGGATAATAATGGCCGTTATGTGCTGAATGCAAAATACACTGAAGCCCGCCTTTTAGCGATTCGTAAAGATTCTGTTGAACAGAATATTAAGATTCTGAGAAACCGGGTGAATGAACTCGGGGTGGCAGAACCTTTAGTTCAGCGTCAGGGTGCGAGCCGTATTGTGGTTGAACTTCCTGGTGTTCAGGATACTGCACGTGCCAAAGAAATTCTGGGTGCGACAGCGACTCTGGAATTCCGTCAGGTTGATACCAGTGTGGATCTGGCAGCTGCGGCTGCAGGCAGAGTCCCTGCTGGTACTGAAGTGAAAAAGGATCGTCAGGGTCGTCCGGTTGTTTTGAAAAAACGTGTGATTCTGAGTGGTTCCAGCATTACAGATGCAAGCTCAAGTACCGATGAATACGGTCGTCCTCAGGTGAATATCTCTCTGGATAGTGAAGGTGGCAGTAAGATGTCTGCTTTCTCTGAAAAGAATATCGGTAAGTTGATGGCAACTGTTTTTGCTGAATATAAAGACAGTGGCCGTAAGACACCTGAAGGCAAAGTAATTCTGAGTAAGCATGAAGAAGTGATTAACCAGGCGACAATTCAGTCGGCCCTGGGCAGAAGCTTCAGAATTACCGGTATAGATTCTCCCGCTGAAGCACATAACTTAGCATTGCTGCTGCGTGCAGGTGCGCTGATTGCGCCAATCTCGATAGTTGAAGAACGAACGATTGGTCCTTCTATGGGGCAACAGAATATCGATATGGGTATTCAGGCCTGTCTTTGGGGGATGTTGGCGGTTATGGTATTCACCGCGCTGTATTATCGGAAATTTGGTTTGATCGCGAATCTGGCACTGTTTGCCAACCTTGTTTTAATTGTTGGCGTGATGTCGATGATTCCGGGGGCGACCATGACATTACCGGGGATAGCCGGGATTGTACTGACTGTCGGGATGGCCGTTGACGCCAACGTGCTGATTTTCGAACGGATCCGGGAAGAGCTTCGTGATGGTAAAAATCCACAACAAGCGATTCACCAGGGATACGCGAATGCGTTTAGTACCATTGCCGATGCAAATATAACCACACTGATTACGGCGATTATTTTGTTTGCGGTCGGAACCGGCGCAATCAAAGGGTTTGCTGTGACATTGTCGATTGGTATTTTAACCTCCATGTTTACTGCGATCATCGGAACACGATGTGTTGTGAATCTGCTTTACGGCGGTAAACGTATTAAGAAATTGTCGATCTGA
- the trmJ gene encoding tRNA (cytosine(32)/uridine(32)-2'-O)-methyltransferase TrmJ, which translates to MLEQIKIVLVGTSHSGNIGSAARAMKVMGLKQMVLVSPECEVDAQAIALAAGASDIALNAVKVSNLDEAINDCRLVVGTSARSRTLSWPMLNPRECGELFAVESDKSPVALVFGRERTGLTNEELQKCHYHVSIPANPEYSSLNLAMAVQTLCYEMRVASMARKAAEYPEHECGDYPRHDELEMFYGHLEKVLCKTHFINEAQPGQVMNKLRRLFSRARPEVQELNILRGILTSVEKISPSEK; encoded by the coding sequence ATGTTAGAGCAGATAAAAATTGTGTTGGTGGGAACATCACATTCAGGAAATATAGGTTCTGCAGCCCGGGCGATGAAGGTTATGGGATTAAAGCAAATGGTACTTGTATCTCCTGAATGTGAAGTTGATGCTCAGGCGATTGCTCTTGCTGCGGGGGCCAGTGATATCGCGCTGAATGCAGTGAAAGTCTCAAATCTTGATGAAGCTATTAATGATTGCCGTCTTGTTGTTGGAACGAGTGCCCGTTCACGCACTTTGAGCTGGCCGATGCTCAATCCCCGTGAATGTGGTGAGTTGTTTGCAGTTGAAAGTGATAAATCACCGGTTGCACTGGTTTTCGGCAGAGAGAGAACCGGCTTGACGAATGAAGAGCTGCAAAAGTGCCATTATCATGTCTCTATCCCTGCCAATCCGGAATACAGTTCTCTGAATCTTGCAATGGCTGTTCAAACGTTGTGTTATGAAATGCGTGTTGCTTCCATGGCCCGTAAAGCGGCTGAATATCCTGAACATGAGTGTGGTGACTATCCACGGCATGATGAGCTGGAAATGTTTTACGGACACCTTGAAAAAGTATTATGTAAGACACATTTTATAAATGAAGCTCAGCCTGGCCAGGTTATGAATAAGTTGAGACGGCTGTTCAGCCGTGCCAGACCTGAAGTTCAGGAGCTGAATATTCTGAGAGGTATTTTAACTTCTGTTGAGAAAATATCGCCTTCTGAAAAGTAA
- the secF gene encoding protein translocase subunit SecF: MFQILKAKHAIDFMRWSKFAFVLSLLMIAGSIFTLSTKWLNWGLDFTGGTLIEVGFDQPANLEAVRTSLESKGFSDATVQNFGSAREVMVRLRPREGVKGETLGNQILNAIKEGTGESVEMRRIEFVGPNVGDELTEAGGLAILVSLICILLYVSMRFEWRLAAGAVLALAHDVIITLGVFSLLQIEVDLTIVAALLTVVGYSLNDTIVVFDRIRENFRKMRKGEPPEVMNNSITQTLSRTLITSATTLFVVIALFMKGGAMIHGFALALLLGITVGTYSSIYVASALALKLGITREHLMPPQVEKEGAEFEEYP, translated from the coding sequence ATGTTTCAAATTCTTAAAGCAAAACATGCGATCGACTTTATGCGTTGGTCGAAGTTTGCATTTGTACTGTCACTCTTAATGATTGCCGGTTCAATATTCACGCTTTCTACAAAGTGGTTAAACTGGGGATTAGATTTTACCGGTGGTACTTTGATTGAGGTTGGTTTCGATCAGCCTGCAAATCTGGAAGCTGTCCGTACTTCTCTTGAAAGTAAGGGCTTTTCTGATGCGACGGTGCAAAACTTTGGTTCTGCACGGGAAGTGATGGTCCGTTTACGTCCTCGTGAAGGGGTAAAAGGTGAAACGCTGGGTAATCAGATTCTCAATGCGATTAAAGAAGGCACCGGTGAAAGTGTTGAAATGCGCCGGATTGAATTTGTGGGGCCAAATGTCGGTGATGAATTAACCGAAGCTGGCGGCCTGGCAATTCTTGTGTCTTTGATTTGTATTTTGCTTTACGTTTCTATGCGGTTTGAATGGCGTTTGGCTGCTGGTGCAGTACTGGCACTTGCTCACGATGTCATCATCACATTAGGCGTTTTTTCACTGTTACAAATTGAAGTGGACTTAACGATTGTTGCTGCATTGCTGACCGTTGTCGGGTATTCCCTGAACGATACGATCGTTGTATTTGACCGTATCCGGGAAAACTTCCGGAAAATGCGTAAAGGTGAACCGCCAGAAGTGATGAATAATTCGATTACTCAAACATTGAGCCGTACGCTGATTACATCAGCAACAACGTTGTTTGTAGTTATCGCATTGTTTATGAAAGGTGGTGCGATGATTCACGGGTTTGCACTGGCACTTTTACTGGGTATCACCGTTGGTACATACTCTTCTATTTATGTGGCCTCTGCGCTGGCACTGAAACTGGGTATTACCCGGGAGCATTTGATGCCGCCTCAGGTTGAAAAAGAAGGGGCTGAATTCGAGGAATACCCTTAG
- the hscB gene encoding co-chaperone HscB, with the protein MNYFELFGLPTQYELDGSLLASQFRELQKRFHPDNFASSSERERLIAVRKASEINDAYQTLKNEISRAEYILLIHGTDIRGEQRTMQDPEFLMEQMMLREELESIDQHSDEQALSSFETRVNSMYKEHLADFREQFELSSWEQAADIVRKLKFISKLKYEIEQTEEKMFG; encoded by the coding sequence ATGAATTATTTTGAATTATTCGGGCTACCAACTCAGTATGAACTGGATGGTAGCCTTCTTGCTTCTCAGTTTCGTGAACTACAAAAGAGATTTCATCCCGATAACTTCGCTTCTTCTTCCGAGAGAGAACGATTAATCGCGGTCCGGAAAGCATCTGAAATTAACGATGCCTATCAAACATTGAAAAATGAAATATCTCGCGCTGAATATATTTTGTTAATCCACGGAACCGATATTCGCGGGGAACAAAGAACGATGCAGGATCCTGAGTTCCTTATGGAACAAATGATGCTTCGGGAAGAGCTGGAATCGATCGACCAACATTCGGATGAGCAAGCACTCTCTTCTTTTGAAACCAGAGTTAACAGCATGTATAAAGAACATTTAGCTGATTTCCGGGAACAATTTGAGCTTTCTTCGTGGGAACAAGCCGCAGATATCGTCCGAAAGCTAAAGTTTATCTCTAAATTAAAATATGAAATTGAGCAAACCGAAGAAAAAATGTTTGGTTAG
- the iscU gene encoding Fe-S cluster assembly scaffold IscU, with protein sequence MAYSDKVIDHYENPRNVGSFDKEDPSVGSGMVGAPACGDVMKLQIKVSEQGIIEDAKFKTYGCGSAIASSSLVTEWVKGKSVDEAAAIKNAEIAEELELPPVKVHCSILAEDAIKAAVADYKKKHEQ encoded by the coding sequence ATGGCATATAGTGATAAAGTTATTGATCATTACGAAAACCCGCGTAATGTCGGATCCTTTGATAAAGAAGATCCATCGGTAGGAAGTGGCATGGTTGGTGCGCCAGCCTGTGGTGATGTGATGAAGTTGCAAATTAAAGTGTCTGAACAAGGTATCATCGAAGATGCTAAATTCAAGACATATGGTTGTGGTAGTGCAATTGCATCAAGTTCCCTGGTTACTGAATGGGTAAAAGGTAAATCAGTTGACGAAGCAGCAGCAATTAAAAATGCTGAAATTGCTGAAGAGCTGGAACTACCACCAGTGAAAGTTCATTGTTCTATTTTGGCAGAGGATGCGATCAAAGCTGCTGTTGCTGACTATAAAAAGAAACATGAACAATAA
- the iscR gene encoding Fe-S cluster assembly transcriptional regulator IscR yields MRLTSKGRYAVTAMLDVALHSQQNPVPLADISERQGISLSYLEQLFAKLRKAGLVASVRGPGGGYRLGNEAGCISVGHVIGAVDESVDATKCAGKGDCQGGTRCLTHTLWCDLSSRISDFLDNITLGDLMNDNEILAVSDRQDIDLAVSQRRSQNNSSSLTHSSTTMQSGIRS; encoded by the coding sequence ATGAGATTAACTTCAAAAGGAAGATATGCAGTCACAGCAATGCTTGATGTGGCGTTGCATTCGCAGCAAAATCCAGTACCTCTGGCTGATATTTCTGAACGTCAGGGAATCTCGTTATCCTATCTGGAGCAATTATTTGCCAAGCTCCGTAAAGCCGGATTAGTTGCAAGCGTGCGCGGACCAGGTGGTGGCTATCGCTTAGGCAATGAAGCTGGCTGTATCTCTGTCGGACATGTGATTGGCGCAGTTGATGAATCTGTTGATGCAACGAAGTGTGCCGGAAAAGGAGACTGTCAGGGTGGAACCCGTTGCCTGACCCATACATTATGGTGCGATCTCAGCTCTCGTATCAGTGACTTTCTCGATAATATCACCCTTGGTGATTTGATGAATGACAATGAGATACTGGCTGTTTCTGATCGTCAGGATATTGATCTTGCGGTGAGCCAGAGACGTTCTCAGAATAATTCAAGTTCTTTAACTCATAGTTCAACGACTATGCAGTCTGGCATTCGGTCTTAG
- the iscA gene encoding iron-sulfur cluster assembly protein IscA encodes MSITLTETATDRIKTFLDNRGKGIGLRLGVKTTGCSGMAYVLEFVDELNEEDQVFETGGVKVIVDTKSLVYLDGTQLDYVKQGLNEGFEFNNPNVKNECGCGESFNV; translated from the coding sequence ATGTCCATCACTTTAACTGAAACCGCAACAGATCGGATAAAAACTTTTCTGGATAACCGGGGAAAAGGCATCGGTCTGAGGTTAGGGGTGAAAACAACAGGCTGTTCTGGTATGGCTTATGTGCTGGAGTTTGTTGATGAATTAAATGAAGAAGATCAGGTATTTGAAACAGGTGGTGTCAAGGTGATTGTTGATACCAAAAGCCTTGTTTATCTGGACGGAACACAATTGGATTACGTGAAGCAGGGTTTAAATGAAGGCTTCGAATTTAATAATCCGAATGTAAAAAATGAATGCGGCTGCGGTGAAAGTTTTAATGTTTAG